The following are encoded together in the Pseudodesulfovibrio indicus genome:
- a CDS encoding DHH family phosphoesterase has protein sequence MRIITTHTGTDFDALASVVACTFLYPGTIGVLPDMLNPEVRQFLALHGNILRIKPRRGFDLDPVSSLVVVDANSWRRLDRMDALAGRDGLEVICWDHHMEGVTIESGETHREEVGAAVTLLLEELKRRDAAMAPMHATLFLLGIYSDTGCLRYPSVTARDAAMVGYLLENGADLNVVSAYLDDTVDDAHTEVFGRMLEESATVTVGAARVGISAMQVKSGLTSLGPLVEKYREFKGLDAAFGLFQADSQKCMVIGRGKPRFMDIGQVMRALGGGGHPGAGSAIIRKTGPEEAARRVQALLAQGCGDKTEVRTVMSDPDKFMIDEDASMGQAVQRIAEGNGCGLMVCRGRTLLGGLSLLECAKAEDTGRLDVPVKGYTRRNIPRLAPDAGCREAIGLLCDAREGLLAVVEGEELVGVLTQVDLMFQVYDF, from the coding sequence ATGCGCATCATCACCACCCACACCGGCACCGATTTCGACGCCCTGGCCTCGGTCGTGGCCTGCACCTTCCTGTACCCGGGAACAATCGGGGTGCTGCCCGACATGCTCAACCCGGAGGTCCGGCAATTCCTGGCGCTCCACGGCAACATCCTGCGGATCAAGCCCCGGCGGGGATTCGACCTGGACCCCGTGTCCTCCCTGGTGGTGGTCGACGCCAACAGCTGGCGGCGGCTGGACCGCATGGACGCCCTGGCCGGGCGGGACGGGCTGGAGGTGATCTGCTGGGACCACCACATGGAGGGCGTGACCATCGAGAGCGGCGAGACCCACCGCGAGGAGGTCGGCGCGGCCGTGACCCTGCTCCTGGAGGAGCTGAAACGGCGCGACGCGGCCATGGCCCCCATGCACGCCACCCTGTTCCTGCTCGGCATCTATTCCGACACCGGCTGCCTGCGCTACCCGTCGGTCACCGCCAGGGATGCGGCCATGGTCGGTTATCTCCTGGAGAACGGCGCGGACCTGAACGTGGTCTCCGCCTACCTGGACGACACCGTTGACGACGCCCACACCGAGGTCTTCGGCAGGATGCTGGAGGAGTCGGCGACCGTGACCGTGGGCGCGGCCCGCGTCGGGATCAGCGCCATGCAGGTCAAGAGCGGGCTGACCTCCCTCGGGCCGCTGGTGGAGAAATATCGCGAATTCAAGGGGCTCGATGCGGCCTTCGGGCTGTTCCAGGCGGACTCGCAGAAGTGCATGGTCATCGGTCGGGGCAAGCCCCGGTTCATGGACATCGGCCAGGTCATGCGCGCCCTGGGCGGCGGCGGGCATCCCGGTGCGGGATCGGCCATCATCCGCAAGACCGGCCCGGAGGAGGCCGCGCGCCGGGTGCAGGCGCTCCTGGCGCAGGGATGCGGCGACAAGACCGAGGTGCGGACCGTGATGTCCGATCCGGACAAGTTCATGATCGACGAGGACGCCTCCATGGGCCAGGCCGTTCAGCGGATCGCCGAGGGCAACGGCTGCGGCCTGATGGTCTGCCGGGGCAGAACCTTGCTCGGCGGGCTTTCCCTGCTCGAATGCGCCAAGGCCGAGGACACGGGCAGGCTCGACGTGCCGGTCAAGGGATACACCCGGCGCAACATTCCGAGGCTCGCCCCGGACGCGGGCTGCCGCGAGGCGATCGGACTTCTGTGCGATGCCCGCGAGGGGCTGCTGGCCGTGGTCGAGGGCGAGGAACTGGTGGGCGTGCTCACCCAGGTGGACCTCATGTTCCAGGTCTACGATTTCTGA
- a CDS encoding diguanylate cyclase, producing MIARFLFAAILVVLASAGVEGVLEYELLTRSRSEERLAVLNRVSTLRADLEKELIENLSLIYGTANFISVTPDMNQRKFEQYAKGVLAWDPLLRNLAAAPDFVMAYVHPLAGNEGLIGFDYRANSKQWPQVQKVMETGRMVIAGPLDLIQGGRGIIGRAPVFATFNGKREFWGIVSAVIDTDRLFQKVGLTRTGLRIALRGVDGAGEGGEMIFGEETLFAPKAAPVKVAVRFPSGTWVIAAAPGGGWDSRPTHAVEFRLLTMGFVLVILFMLYRGMRKKHILLKTRRTLNEAQAIARFGSWELDMRTGVSWWSDQVYRLYGVDPEEFEPSLDVLLERIPEDDLPAVKSALEKTEHSREPFSLFHRINRADGSQIHVHVQGAGEYGPRGRLLRVVGTILDITEQVRTQEALRKEQLKLTAMADASYDAFIMIDARGRILFWSPAAERMYGWTEKEAMGKEIHELIAPVSYHEDAKAGIRRFAGTGTGPVMESIMEFDSVRKDGSILPVERSVSAFQVEGEYFAVGILRDITERKRFLEELTRLARIDGMTGLNNRAYFTELAELELERARRQGHPLCLVMFDADRFKLVNDTYGHDVGDQVLVGLTGAVAESMRRTDILGRLGGEEFAALLVDTDLESARLVAEKMRKAAEDTTVTIQDGVVVDFTISLGIAEFSENVPDLEHLLRFADQALYQAKTSGRNRCVAHGDAPPDPAP from the coding sequence ATGATCGCACGTTTCCTCTTCGCGGCCATCCTGGTGGTCCTCGCCTCCGCGGGAGTGGAGGGGGTCCTTGAGTATGAACTTCTCACCCGCAGCAGGAGCGAAGAACGGCTGGCGGTCCTGAACCGCGTCTCCACCCTGCGTGCCGACCTGGAGAAGGAGCTCATCGAGAATCTCTCGCTCATCTACGGCACGGCCAACTTCATCTCCGTCACCCCCGACATGAACCAGCGCAAGTTCGAGCAGTACGCCAAGGGCGTTCTCGCCTGGGACCCCCTGCTGCGCAACCTGGCGGCAGCCCCGGATTTCGTCATGGCCTACGTCCATCCCCTTGCGGGCAACGAGGGGCTCATCGGCTTCGATTACCGGGCCAATTCCAAACAATGGCCCCAGGTCCAGAAGGTCATGGAGACCGGGCGGATGGTCATTGCCGGTCCCCTGGACCTGATCCAGGGCGGACGCGGGATCATCGGCCGCGCCCCGGTATTCGCTACCTTCAACGGCAAGCGGGAGTTCTGGGGCATCGTTTCCGCGGTCATCGACACCGACCGCCTCTTCCAGAAAGTCGGGCTGACCCGGACCGGGTTGCGGATCGCCCTGCGCGGCGTGGACGGAGCGGGCGAAGGCGGCGAAATGATCTTCGGCGAGGAAACCCTTTTCGCCCCGAAGGCGGCCCCGGTAAAGGTCGCGGTCCGGTTTCCTTCCGGCACCTGGGTCATCGCTGCCGCGCCCGGCGGAGGCTGGGATTCCCGCCCGACGCACGCCGTGGAGTTCCGCCTGCTGACCATGGGCTTCGTGCTCGTCATCCTGTTCATGCTCTACCGGGGCATGCGCAAGAAGCACATCCTGCTCAAGACCCGGCGAACCCTGAACGAGGCCCAGGCCATAGCCAGGTTCGGTAGTTGGGAACTGGATATGCGCACCGGCGTCAGCTGGTGGTCCGATCAGGTCTACAGGCTCTACGGCGTGGACCCGGAGGAATTCGAGCCGTCCCTCGACGTCCTGCTTGAACGCATCCCGGAGGATGATCTGCCCGCCGTCAAAAGCGCCCTGGAAAAGACCGAGCATTCCCGCGAACCCTTCTCGCTGTTCCACCGGATCAACCGGGCCGACGGTTCGCAGATCCACGTCCACGTCCAGGGAGCAGGGGAATACGGCCCGCGCGGACGGCTGTTGCGCGTGGTGGGCACCATCCTCGACATCACCGAGCAGGTCCGCACCCAGGAAGCCCTGCGCAAGGAGCAGCTCAAGCTCACGGCCATGGCCGACGCCTCATACGACGCCTTCATCATGATCGACGCCCGGGGCCGGATCCTGTTCTGGAGCCCGGCGGCGGAACGCATGTACGGCTGGACCGAAAAAGAGGCCATGGGCAAGGAGATCCACGAGTTGATCGCCCCGGTCTCCTACCACGAGGACGCCAAGGCGGGGATTCGCCGGTTCGCCGGGACCGGCACCGGCCCGGTCATGGAGTCCATCATGGAATTCGATTCGGTACGCAAGGACGGCTCCATCCTGCCCGTGGAGCGGTCGGTCAGCGCCTTCCAGGTCGAGGGCGAATATTTCGCGGTGGGCATCCTGCGCGACATCACCGAACGCAAGCGGTTCCTGGAGGAGCTGACCCGGCTGGCCCGGATCGACGGCATGACCGGCCTGAACAACCGGGCGTACTTCACGGAACTTGCCGAACTGGAGCTGGAGCGCGCCAGACGGCAGGGCCACCCGCTCTGCCTGGTCATGTTCGACGCCGACCGGTTCAAGCTGGTCAACGACACCTACGGCCACGACGTGGGCGACCAGGTGCTCGTGGGGTTGACCGGGGCCGTGGCCGAATCGATGCGGCGCACGGACATCCTGGGCCGTCTCGGAGGCGAGGAATTCGCGGCCCTGCTCGTGGATACCGATTTGGAGTCGGCCAGGCTGGTGGCCGAAAAGATGCGCAAAGCCGCGGAGGACACCACCGTGACCATCCAGGACGGCGTGGTGGTGGACTTCACCATCAGCCTCGGCATCGCCGAGTTCTCCGAGAACGTTCCCGACCTGGAGCACCTGCTCAGGTTCGCGGACCAGGCCCTCTACCAGGCCAAGACCAGCGGCCGGAATCGTTGCGTCGCCCACGGCGACGCCCCGCCTGATCCGGCCCCATAG
- a CDS encoding sensor histidine kinase, which translates to MERVFFHDIMNTAGGARNLVELLLGDDDDDVRESLELLSLSLNGLVGEIASQRDLVLAENGDYPISKTAILSRSVVEDVARELRRHPVSAEREIAVSRDSCDRVLKTDLSLLHRVLVNMVKNGLEATPPGGTVRIGCSSANKYVVFEVRNDQAMDQATQCQIFKRFYSTKGRGRGVGTYSIKLLTENYLGGRADFTSNAQVGTLFRVFIPESG; encoded by the coding sequence ATGGAGAGGGTGTTTTTCCACGACATCATGAACACCGCCGGAGGTGCGCGCAACCTGGTCGAGCTCCTCCTGGGCGATGATGATGACGATGTCCGGGAGTCCCTCGAACTGCTCAGCCTGTCCCTGAACGGGCTGGTCGGGGAAATAGCGAGTCAGCGGGATCTCGTGCTGGCTGAAAACGGCGATTATCCCATCAGCAAGACGGCGATCCTGTCCCGGTCCGTGGTCGAGGACGTGGCCCGGGAGCTGCGCCGGCATCCCGTGTCCGCCGAAAGGGAAATCGCCGTATCTCGGGATTCCTGCGATCGGGTGCTGAAAACGGACCTCTCCTTGCTGCACCGGGTCCTGGTGAACATGGTCAAAAACGGCCTTGAGGCCACTCCGCCCGGGGGAACGGTGCGGATCGGCTGTTCCAGCGCCAACAAATACGTGGTCTTCGAGGTTCGGAATGACCAGGCCATGGATCAGGCAACCCAGTGCCAGATTTTCAAGCGTTTCTATTCGACCAAGGGCAGGGGGCGCGGGGTGGGCACCTATTCCATCAAGCTGTTGACCGAGAACTACCTGGGCGGCAGGGCCGATTTCACCTCCAACGCCCAGGTCGGGACCCTCTTCAGGGTCTTCATCCCCGAGTCCGGCTAG